A single window of Populus nigra chromosome 17, ddPopNigr1.1, whole genome shotgun sequence DNA harbors:
- the LOC133677457 gene encoding pentatricopeptide repeat-containing protein At4g16390, chloroplastic-like, with protein sequence MAYNLCSSPSSLYQPLCNTLSSSSRDSKPRTLNNNFYHSLKLNTPSPQSRTTSLQITSVSLQDQKTTQQETSKDSNFNEKNGSSSKSYIWVNPKSSKASTLRKSSYDARYASLIKAAKSLNSCSPNKDDVFNILGEFGNKLFEHDAVVILNNMSNPDTALLALKFFQERLEFNREVVVYNVTMKVVRKCRDLNKAEKLFDEMIERAVKPDNVTFSTIISCARLCNLADKAVEWFEKMPSFGLDPDDVTFSTMIDSYGRVGNVEKALSLYDRARTEKWRLDTTTFSTLIRIYKDSGNFDGCLNVYEEMKALGVKPNLVIYNTLLDAMGRARRPWQAKKFYQDIIDSGLSPSYATYAALLRAYGRARYGEDAIKIYKEMKEKELSLNVLLYNTILAMCADLGFVDEAIEIFEDMKNSGISPDSWTFSSMITMSSCCGKVSEAENMLNEMFEAGFQPNIFVLTSLIQCYGKAQRIDDVVKTFNRLYELLITPDDRFCGCLLNVMTQTPNEELGKLVECVERANPKLGHVVKLLVEEQGNEGNFKKEAADLFDNISTEVKKAYCNCLIDLCVKLNMLERACELLDHGLTLGIYTDIQSKTSTQWSLNLKSLSSGAALTALHVWINDLSKALEAGEQLPPLLGINTGHGKHKYSEKGLANVFESHLKELNAPFHEAPDKVGWFLTTKVAAESWLESRKLADAVAA encoded by the coding sequence ATGGCATACAACCTCTGCTCTTCACCTTCTTCTCTCTACCAACCTCTCTGCAACACTCTCTCATCTTCTTCGAGAGACTCAAAACCAAGAACCTTAAACAACAACTTCTACCATTCTTTGAAGCTCAACACTCCCTCACCTCAATCAAGAACAACCTCACTTCAGATCACCAGTGTCTCATTACAAGACCAAAAAACCACACAGCAAGAAACCtcaaaagattcaaactttaatgaaaaaaatgggtCCTCATCAAAATCCTACATCTGGGTCAACCCCAAAAGCTCTAAAGCTTCAACTCTCAGAAAAAGTTCCTATGATGCTAGGTATGCTTCTCTTATTAAAGCTGCTAAGTCTTTGAATTCTTGTAGCCCAAATAAAGATGATGTCTTTAATATCTTGGGTGAGTTTGGCAACAAATTGTTTGAGCATGATGCTGTTGTTATTCTTAATAACATGTCGAATCCAGACACTGCTTTGTTAGCATTAAAGTTTTTCCAAGAGAGGTTGGAGTTTAATAGAGAGGTTGTTGTTTATAATGTGACTATGAAGGTTGTGCGAAAGTGTAGGGATTTGAATAAGGCAGAGAAGCTGTTTGATGAAATGATTGAGAGAGCTGTTAAGCCTGATAATGTTACGTTTTCGACGATAATTAGTTGCGCTAGGTTGTGTAATTTGGCTGATAAGGCGGTCGAGTGGTTTGAGAAAATGCCAAGTTTTGGACTTGATCCTGATGATGTTACTTTTTCGACTATGATTGATTCGTATGGGCGGGTTGGTAATGTTGAAAAGGCATTGAGCTTGTATGACCGTGCTAGAACCGAGAAGTGGCGTCTGGATACAACCACATTCTCAACGTTGATTAGGATTTATAAGGATTCTGGGAATTTCGATGGTTGTTTGAACGTTTATGAAGAAATGAAGGCTTTAGGTGTTAAACCAAATTTGGTCATATATAACACTTTGTTGGATGCCATGGGAAGAGCTAGGAGGCCTTGGCAGGCGAAGAAATTTTATCAGGATATAATTGACAGTGGGTTGTCACCTAGTTATGCGACATATGCAGCTCTTTTACGTGCATATGGTAGAGCTCGTTATGGAGAAGATGCAATTAAGATTTATAAGGAAATGAAGGAAAAGGAGTTGAGTTTGAATGTACTTCTTTATAATACCATATTGGCTATGTGTGCCGATCTTGGCTTTGTTGATGAAGCTATTGAGATTTTTGAGGACATGAAGAATTCTGGGATCAGTCCTGATAGTTGGACCTTCTCGTCTATGATTACCATGTCCTCATGCTGTGGGAAAGTGTCTGAGGCAGAGAATATGCTGAATGAGATGTTTGAAGCGGGCTTTCAGCCTAATATCTTTGTCTTGACTTCACTTATCCAGTGCTATGGCAAAGCCCAACGCATTGATGATGTTGTGAAGACATTTAACCGACTTTATGAATTGCTTATAACTCCAGATGATCGGTTCTGTGGCTGTCTTTTGAATGTGATGACTCAAACACCAAATGAAGAACTTGGCAAACTTGTTGAATGTGTTGAGAGGGCTAATCCAAAGCTTGGTCATGTGGTAAAACTTTTGGTAGAGGAGCAAGGCAATGAAGGGAATTTTAAGAAGGAAGCTGCCGATCTGTTTGATAATATTAGCACTGAAGTAAAGAAAGCGTACTGCAATTGCTTAATTGACCTCTGTGTCAAACTCAATATGTTGGAGAGAGCTTGTGAATTGCTAGACCATGGATTAACACTTGGAATTTACACGGATATACAGTCCAAAACGTCAACCCAGTGGTCTTTAAATCTAAAAAGTCTCTCTTCCGGGGCAGCACTGACAGCATTACATGTTTGGATAAATGACTTGTCTAAGGCATTGGAAGCGGGGGAGCAGCTTCCTCCGTTGCTTGGAATCAATACCGGGCATGGGAAACACAAGTATTCAGAGAAAGGTTTAGCCAATGTGTTCGAGTCACATTTGAAGGAACTAAATGCTCCATTCCATGAGGCTCCTGATAAGGTTGGCTGGTTCTTAACTACAAAGGTTGCAGCTGAGTCATGGTTAGAATCTAGAAAATTAGCTGATGCAGTAGCTGCATAG
- the LOC133676529 gene encoding protein PYRICULARIA ORYZAE RESISTANCE 21-like, which translates to MAEKVTTMVIRVDLECKKCRKKIKKVLCKIPQIHNQIYDTKACTVTITVVSCCPEKIKNKICCKGGKAVKSIEIKVPEKPKPPEKPKEPEKPKQPEKPKEPEKPKEPEKPKEPPPAPKPAPKPAPPPPVPGHPPPVYPRTCCSECYQGFGGGPCYHGYGGPAPHCEPYGRPVYDSWGGGGCSCQRSGYYVCRCNYVYDHSPSSCRIM; encoded by the exons ATGGCAGAAAAG GTCACAACAATGGTGATCAGGGTTGATCTTGAATGTAAGAAATGCCGCAAGAAGATCAAGAAAGTGCTGTGTAAAATCCCTC AAATTCACAACCAGATATATGACACGAAGGCATGCACGGTGACAATCACTGTGGTTAGCTGCTGTCCTGAAAAGATCAAGAACAAGATCTGCTGCAAAGGAGGTAAGGCTGTCAAGAGCATTGAGATCAAGGTGCCAGAAAAGCCTAAACCACCAGAGAAGCCTAAAGAACCAGAAAAACCTAAGCAACCAGAGAAGCCCAAAGAACCTGAGAAGCCTAAGGAACCAGAGAAGCCTAAAGAACCTCCACCGGCCCCGAAACCAGCTCCGAAACCCGCTCCTCCACCGCCGGTTCCAGGGCACCCGCCACCGGTCTACCCAAGGACATGTTGTAGTGAATGCTATCAAGGGTTTGGTGGAGGGCCATGTTACCATGGTTATGGCGGGCCAGCTCCCCATTGTGAACCTTATGGAAGGCCAGTGTATGATAGTTGGGGTGGTGGTGGATGTAGCTGCCAAAGAAGTGGTTATTATGTGTGTAGATGCAATTATGTTTATGATCACAGCCCCTCTTCATGCAGAATCATGTGA